From one Bacteroides eggerthii genomic stretch:
- a CDS encoding DUF3873 domain-containing protein — MTTRMTINGVSTCAEAGTEKYERFQSGIGRRRRTLVQYDYRHPIDRELFSCVKPTLDECRAARDKWLNAKKGKEDRL; from the coding sequence ATGACAACACGAATGACCATCAACGGAGTAAGCACCTGCGCGGAAGCAGGTACGGAGAAATACGAGCGTTTCCAATCGGGTATCGGAAGACGCAGGCGGACACTTGTGCAGTACGACTACCGCCACCCCATAGACAGAGAATTGTTCTCTTGTGTCAAACCCACGTTGGACGAGTGCCGAGCCGCACGGGACAAGTGGCTGAACGCAAAGAAGGGAAAGGAGGACAGACTATGA
- a CDS encoding DUF3872 domain-containing protein, with amino-acid sequence MNILNNRNKRTSIFKAVALCLIAAMSFTLVSCDDDMDIQQSYPFTVEVMPVPNKVVKGQTVEIRCELKKEGDFSGTLYTIRYFQFEGEGSLKMDNGITFLPNDRYLLENEKFRLYYTAAGDEAHNFIVVVEDNFSNSYELEFDFNNRNVKDDDLTIVPIGNFSPLLK; translated from the coding sequence ATGAACATACTGAACAACAGAAACAAGAGAACATCAATATTCAAGGCAGTGGCGTTATGCCTGATAGCCGCCATGTCATTCACCCTCGTGTCATGTGACGATGACATGGACATCCAGCAGTCCTATCCCTTCACGGTGGAGGTCATGCCCGTGCCGAACAAGGTAGTAAAGGGGCAGACAGTGGAAATCCGCTGTGAACTGAAAAAGGAGGGCGACTTTTCGGGTACGCTCTATACCATCCGCTATTTCCAGTTCGAGGGGGAAGGCTCGCTCAAAATGGATAACGGCATCACCTTCCTGCCTAACGACCGCTACCTGCTGGAGAACGAAAAATTCCGCCTGTACTACACGGCGGCGGGTGATGAGGCGCATAATTTCATCGTGGTGGTGGAGGATAACTTTAGCAACTCCTACGAACTGGAATTTGACTTCAACAACAGGAATGTAAAGGACGACGATCTTACCATCGTTCCCATCGGCAACTTCAGCCCCTTGTTGAAATGA
- a CDS encoding DUF6956 domain-containing protein has protein sequence MNTTYQTLIVKFSEPITALDGIFDDTGAWGTDTLKGWIDDYESTRFTATDSHTAVITSEYNMECVKEWLQRQTPISEMREF, from the coding sequence ATGAACACGACCTATCAAACGCTGATAGTCAAGTTCAGCGAACCTATCACGGCATTGGACGGTATCTTTGACGATACCGGAGCGTGGGGAACGGACACCCTCAAGGGGTGGATAGATGATTACGAAAGCACACGTTTCACCGCCACCGACAGCCATACGGCAGTCATCACGAGCGAGTACAATATGGAATGTGTGAAAGAGTGGCTACAACGGCAGACCCCCATTTCCGAAATGCGAGAATTTTGA
- a CDS encoding glycoside hydrolase family protein gives MMRVFMTMLCSLLTVCSVSAQISRQEGTDGQAAIYRLPLMERAFLCCRYFEGWHSEKHYPYVGWGHKLLPNEKYSARTMTKRDADELLRKDLRKFVAMFRKFGVDSILLGTLAYNVGPAKLLGSKTIPKSTLIKKLEAGDRNIYREYIAFCNYKGKRHAMLLKRRKAEFALLYIP, from the coding sequence ATGATGCGTGTATTCATGACAATGCTCTGTTCACTTCTGACGGTCTGTTCTGTGTCCGCGCAGATCAGCCGCCAAGAGGGAACGGACGGGCAGGCGGCAATCTACCGACTGCCGCTTATGGAACGTGCTTTTTTATGCTGCCGCTACTTTGAAGGCTGGCACTCAGAAAAACACTACCCATACGTCGGTTGGGGTCACAAACTTTTGCCAAACGAGAAGTATTCGGCACGAACCATGACAAAACGGGATGCGGATGAACTTTTGCGGAAAGACCTGCGCAAATTTGTCGCCATGTTCCGTAAATTCGGGGTTGATTCGATTTTGCTTGGCACGTTAGCTTACAATGTGGGACCGGCGAAGCTGTTAGGCAGCAAAACAATCCCCAAAAGCACCTTAATCAAGAAGCTGGAAGCTGGTGACAGGAACATCTACCGTGAGTATATAGCCTTCTGCAACTACAAAGGAAAACGCCACGCCATGCTGCTCAAACGGAGAAAGGCGGAGTTTGCGCTGTTGTATATCCCATAA
- a CDS encoding toprim domain-containing protein, which produces MERTEIDAVRRMPLADFLARLGHEPVRRSGNELWYLAPYRGERTSSFRVNVAKQLWYDFGLGKGGDIFTLAGEFLQSDDFMKQAKFIAEAANMTVAGWEKPVYLSKPTESVFEDVEVAPLLRSLLTEYLEERGIPYAIASRHCCRLNYGVRGKRYFAVGFPNMAGGYEVRSRYFKGCIPPKSVSLVKANDIPADECLVFEGFMDFLSAVTLGVTGNADCLVLNSVANVEKAAGLLDGYGRIGCFLDRDEAGRRTLAALTMRYGERVTDRSSLYDGCKDLNEYLQLTTKKQKNNHLKIEEQ; this is translated from the coding sequence ATGGAAAGGACGGAAATAGATGCTGTCAGAAGGATGCCGCTTGCGGATTTTCTCGCACGGCTGGGGCATGAGCCTGTCAGAAGGAGCGGTAACGAGCTGTGGTATCTTGCCCCGTACAGGGGCGAGCGCACATCCTCTTTCCGTGTGAACGTGGCGAAACAGCTCTGGTACGACTTCGGTTTGGGCAAGGGCGGCGACATCTTCACGCTTGCCGGGGAGTTTCTGCAAAGCGATGACTTCATGAAGCAAGCGAAGTTCATAGCGGAAGCCGCCAATATGACGGTTGCCGGATGGGAAAAGCCCGTCTATCTCTCGAAGCCGACCGAATCCGTTTTTGAGGATGTGGAGGTCGCTCCGCTGCTCCGCTCACTGCTGACGGAGTATTTAGAGGAACGGGGCATCCCTTACGCCATCGCATCCCGTCACTGCTGCCGCTTGAACTACGGTGTGCGTGGGAAACGGTATTTTGCCGTTGGCTTTCCGAACATGGCAGGTGGCTATGAAGTCAGAAGCCGATATTTCAAGGGTTGCATACCTCCGAAGTCTGTATCACTGGTAAAGGCGAATGACATCCCGGCTGACGAGTGCCTCGTGTTCGAGGGCTTCATGGACTTTCTCTCTGCCGTGACGCTTGGTGTAACCGGTAACGCTGACTGTCTTGTGCTGAACTCAGTCGCCAACGTGGAGAAGGCGGCGGGATTGCTGGACGGATACGGGCGCATCGGCTGCTTCCTCGACCGTGACGAAGCCGGACGGCGGACGCTTGCCGCACTTACCATGCGATACGGGGAACGTGTCACCGACCGTTCCTCCCTCTATGACGGTTGCAAGGACTTGAACGAGTACCTGCAACTGACAACGAAAAAACAGAAAAACAACCATCTAAAAATCGAAGAACAATGA
- a CDS encoding conjugal transfer protein TraO: MRKYIAIIIASLALFTGQAHAQRCLPKMQGIEVRADMADGFNLGGKDGGYSFGAALSTYTKKGNKWVFGGEYLLKNNPYKDTKIPVAQFTAEGGYYFKILSDARKIVFVYAGASALAGYEAVNWGKKVLHDGSTLHDRDAFIYGGALTLDVECYVADRIALLANLRERCLWGGDTRKFHTQFGVGIKFIIN, encoded by the coding sequence ATGAGAAAGTACATCGCAATAATCATCGCGTCGCTTGCCCTTTTTACAGGGCAGGCGCACGCCCAGCGGTGTCTGCCGAAGATGCAGGGCATCGAGGTGAGGGCGGACATGGCGGACGGCTTCAATCTCGGCGGCAAGGACGGCGGGTACAGCTTCGGGGCGGCTCTCTCCACCTACACGAAGAAGGGGAACAAGTGGGTGTTCGGTGGCGAATACCTGTTGAAGAACAATCCCTACAAGGACACCAAGATACCCGTGGCGCAGTTCACGGCGGAGGGCGGCTATTACTTCAAGATACTGTCGGACGCCCGAAAGATTGTTTTCGTCTATGCCGGGGCTTCGGCTCTCGCCGGATATGAGGCGGTAAATTGGGGGAAGAAGGTGCTGCATGACGGCTCCACGCTGCACGACCGGGACGCCTTCATCTACGGCGGTGCGCTGACGCTCGATGTGGAGTGTTACGTGGCAGACCGTATCGCCCTGCTTGCCAACCTGCGGGAGCGTTGCCTTTGGGGTGGCGACACACGGAAGTTCCACACGCAGTTCGGGGTCGGTATCAAGTTCATCATCAACTGA